The following DNA comes from Hordeum vulgare subsp. vulgare chromosome 3H, MorexV3_pseudomolecules_assembly, whole genome shotgun sequence.
TGTTACTCGTTCTGCCACAATGAAATAAGTTCTCCATCCGTCTTGAattacttgtcttagatttgtctagatatggatgtatctagacatgTACatccatatctagacaaatctgagACAAGTAATTTGGGACGGAGTTAATACAAGATAAGCCTCTTTTGCATCCCACGAGTCCCTATTCTAAATAATTGTCTAGACTCGACaaatagataaataaatagatagataGAAAATGTTATGTTCATGTTCTAGTGCATGTACCAGACTGCTAAAGCTGGATGCCATGTGAATTCAGAATCCAGATTGTGGCAGTTTTGCATTGGCACTGAATGTACTGATGTTGCTGTATACTTTTCATCATGCCAAAGCAACTCTGCTTCAACTCTTATATATCTCTTTGAACTTTATCATGCTGCAATCTTTTACCAACTTAAGTTTATGTTGTGTAAGGTAGCTTTGATGGTAATTCAATGAAAGTGGCTGAGCTCCTGTTCAACAATGGTTTCAAAGAGGCATATGCAATCAAAGGGGGACTGAGAGGCCCAGATGGTTGGCAGGTTAGTTATGACACCGAGTTTTAAGTAATAACGGCAGTTAAAAAAGACACGTACATTGTTGTTTTAGCACTGATATTAGCTATTTTCATAGGCAATTCAAGAAAACTATCTTCCACCATCTGTCCACGTTTTTCCACGGGAAAAGAAGAGCAAAACTTTAACGCACACTGATGTGAGCACTGAAGGAACAGGTGATCAGCCAGAGGGGAATGGGGAACTGTTGACTTCTCCTAACAGCACTTTAGTCAATACAAGCAATGGAACTAAGGATGGTCATGAAGAACCGAATGGAAGTGTTTTAGCCGCGAAGCATCCAAGGAGACCATTATCACCATATGCTAATGTATGACCCCATTGCCTTCCTACCTCCATACAGTAATTCAGCAGGCTCTAAATTTGATTTTCATCAAACTTCTATCTAGTCAACGGCAGTTATAATGTTCTTTTCAAAATAGTAACAACATTCAGACAGTTAATATACTATAGTTATAACTTCTCACTGCGCGCTATCATACTTACAGTTAACTGAACTCTCATTGTATTTACTGCTGATATACTATAGTTCTGTTTCTGGATATGCATGTCTCAGTTAGACAGTTAATTCCTGAAAACAATGGCAGGCACTATGCTCTGTCCTAGCAGGTAATAAACAGTTATAACTGCCCTGCTCAAATATTTTCATGCCTAAGTTGTTCAACAATACATTTTAGGTTtctgtttgattttatttttttggatcaTGTTGTAATCTAAACACACCTTGAATTTATTATGCAGTACCCTGACTTGAAACCGCCATCATCTCCGACGCCATCCAAGCCAGGGAGGGCAGAGGGAAAAGAAGAATTACTAACTTCTACTGGCAGTTCTTTAGTCAATACAAGCAATGCAACAAAGGATGGTCGTGAAGAGCCGAATGCAAGTACTTTAGTCACTAAGCATCCAAGGAGACCATTATCACCATATGCAAATGTATGATACCATTGCCTTCCTACGTCCATACAGTAATTCGATGGGGTCTAGATTTGATTTTCATCAAATTTCTATCTAGTCAACGGCAGTTAAAATGTTGTTTTCAAAATAGTAACAACATTCAGACCGGCCTGACTGCGTGCCGTCATAATTAGTTAACTCCATTACAGAATCATCCTTGTATTTACTGATGATATACTAGAATTCTGTTTCTGGACATAGCATAGCCTTGTAAAGCCTTATGCATGTCTTAGCTAGACACTTAATTCCCGAAAACAATTGAGGGCGCCATGCTCTGTACTAGCAGGAGACTAACAGTTGACAGACTGACCTGCTTAAATGTTTTCATACCTAAGTGGTTCAGTGTCCAACGCATTTTAGGCTTATGTTTGAGATATTTATGATTATATCATAATCTGTTTACACACAATGAATGAATTATGCAGTACCCTGACTTGAAACCACCATCGTCTCCGACGCCATCCAAGCCAGGGAGGCCAGATGGGAATGGACAACTGTTAACTTCTCCTGACAGTTCTTCGGTCAATACAAGCAATGCAACCAACGATGTTCAGGTAGAACCAAATGGAAGTACTTCAACGACGAAGCATTCAACAAGGAGACCATTATCGCCATATGCAAATGTATGACTACATTGCGTTCCTATCTTCATAGAGTAATTCAGAAGGATCTATATTTGATTTTCATCAAACTTATATTTAGTGAACAGGAGTTAAAATATTGTTCAAAAAATAGTAACAACATGCAGACTGGACGGATTGCATGCTGTCATACTTACAGTTAACTCCATTACAGGATTCTCTTTGCATTTACTGCCGATACACTAGATTACTGTTTCTGGACATGGTATTGCCTTGTAAAGCCTTTGTTAGATAGTCAGTTCCTGAAAACAATGGCAGGCGCTATGTTCTATACTAGCAGGAGAATAAACACTTACAGACGGTCATTGCTCAAGCTCAAATGTTTTCCTACCTAAATTGTTCAATGTCCAATGCATATAGGCTTCTGTTTCAGTTCATGATCATGTACTAACCCATTTACGCACATTGAATTTATCATGCAGTACCCTGACTTGAAGCCGCCATCGTCTCCGACGCCATCCAAGCCAGGGAGGTAGAGGAAGCAATGATGGATATATAGGGCAATAGGACACCGAAGACTTAACGAAGTCAGAGTCAGCCTTTTGCCAAATAACCATTTTGTTATTATacttgaatccatggatatagagGCGATTGAACGGATCGTGACACAGAGGACCGTTGCTGCTACCATGAACTATTTTATGTTATAGCATGGTGAATTCTTACATTCTATGTAAATTTCAAACTTCTTCCCAGATTGCCGTTCTTATTGTCTGTACATTGAAGTGAATGTTGCACTACCAGACTGCGAGCATATCGTATTAACATTGTATTGGCATGGTAGTGCTGCATGGATCTCAGCCTGCTAACAGGGTCTCCTCTGCtgaaaatcaaaatcattttggaCCTGTCTGTTAGCAACAGGCCAAGAACAACAGGCCGTCCGGAGTTTGGGATAAAATGATCCTTTTGCAGTTTGGTCATCCAGCCTCCTTCATGTTCGACGGTTTCTTTTTGAGGACTGCTTAACAATTTTTCGTCGGTCGACAACTGGATGGCTTTGGCGGTGGAGAGGCAACTGTGTCGATGAGTCATCGGTCCAATAGGAAGGAAGAAGATTGCCCAAGACACCTCGGGGTATTTGTTTTTGAGGGGAAGTTTGCTCGTATTagtaagaattttcttttttgtcATGCATTGGGGCAATCATTTTGACTGTGCAACATGTTGGTAAATACTAAAAGTGAATAATCGGTCTTGAAAATGATTTTGAGGGGAAGTTTGCGTGTATTAGTaagatttttctttatttttttccgcAGGAAAGTAAGATTTTTCTTGTTATAGGGGAAATGATGTTGACTGTGCAACATGTTGGTAAATAAAAGTGAATAATCTTCGCAAACAAAAAAGTGAATAAGTGGTAGTGAAAAGCAAACTGGTAAACAAAAGGAAAGAACTTATTTAAAGATGAAAGACATGTTTTTTTCTCGAGAATATTATTTGAGGTTTCGGGTGAAAAAAAAATGGCACATGTTGGTAAATACTAAAAGTGAATAATCGGTCTTGAAAATGATTTTGAGGGGAAGTTTGCGTGTATTAGTaagatttttctttatttttttccgcAGGAAAGTAAGATTTTTCTTGTTATAGGGGAAATGATGTTGACTGTGCAACATGTTGGTAAATAAAAGTGAATAATCTTCGCAAACAAAAAAGTGAATAAGTGGTAGTGAAAAGCAAACTGGTAAACAAAAGGAAAGAACTTATTTAAAGATGAAAGACATGTTTTTTTCTCGAGAATATTATTTGAGGTTTCGGGTGAAAAAAAAATGGCACATGTTGGTAAATACTAAAAGTGAATAATCGGTCTTGAAAATGATTTTGAGGGGAAGTTTGCGTGTATTAGTaagatttttctttatttttttccgcAGGAAAGTAAGATTTTTCTTGTTATAGGGGAAATGATGTTGACTGTGCAACATGTTGGTAAATAAAAGTGAATAATCTTCGCAAACAAAAAAGTGAATAAGTGGTAGTGAAAAGCAAACTGGTAAACAAAAGGAAAGAACTTATTTAAAGATGAAAGACATGTTTTTTTC
Coding sequences within:
- the LOC123445091 gene encoding rhodanese-like domain-containing protein 4A, chloroplastic codes for the protein MALLRLQQHCSLLQTSTSHLPTLLTPPRNPRRSQLPPPNAARSRTASSCMAPSPAARILARNAAAPWRGELLLLLPAAWPLPALAAEADGGGGGSKVSLESIVLAIDDFNNRNPFFVAGVVFVWLVLVPLAQDYFRKYKAVGALDAFRKLRDVPEARLLDIRRGNSVRFMAPPNLRLVEKSAVQVEFDEEDEKGFLGEVLARFPDPANTVVCVLDNFDGNSMKVAELLFNNGFKEAYAIKGGLRGPDGWQAIQENYLPPSVHVFPREKKSKTLTHTDVSTEGTGDQPEGNGELLTSPNSTLVNTSNGTKDGHEEPNGSVLAAKHPRRPLSPYANYPDLKPPSSPTPSKPGRAEGKEELLTSTGSSLVNTSNATKDGREEPNASTLVTKHPRRPLSPYANYPDLKPPSSPTPSKPGRPDGNGQLLTSPDSSSVNTSNATNDVQVEPNGSTSTTKHSTRRPLSPYANYPDLKPPSSPTPSKPGR